The following nucleotide sequence is from Candidatus Zixiibacteriota bacterium.
CCCCGTCCAGAGGAGAAGAATGGCTATGATTATCGGCAAGATCAATCGATTGGCCTGCATTGTTTTGCCTTTCGTCCTGTAGGTTCGCGGTCGGAACTCCTATTAAGATATCCGTTTCATTATGATTGTCAATCGTAACAATTGTCAATCGGAAACAATTGTTTAGACTTAATGCGGGAGTAATTCCGTAATCTGTTAAACGGTATCCAGAAAAGGGGACTGCTATTGTGATCAGAACTCTTCAGTACATGATCGTCGTATCTGGAATCCGTTGTTTAATAGTCGATTAGGGCATATCTTCAGAAACCGCACTGAGAGGCACACCGCTTGCTGAAACATGCTGTGATGATGGCTCAACTAGCTACAAGGCGGTATCAAATGCGACTGAAGAAGCAAAACGGATTTACGATGATGGAGCTGGTCATAGTGACAGTCATGATTGGATTAATTGCTGCGATGGCAGTACCGGATTTCATCAAATCGATGCAGAAACTCAGATGGCACGGCACCGGCACGGATGTTCTGATTTCACTCAGACCAGCAAGGTCATATGCAAATTCACAGTTTGATGGATAGGATCGTTTCTTGTCATATTCCTACCACACCGGCTCAACACGTTCAGTCGAGTAGACTGTCAAACCACAGACCGGCACGAAGCCAACGGCCTGGGGTAGGAACAGTGCCCAGTTCCGTGTAGGGCGTGTCTAACAGGTTTGTGGCCTCGGCAAATAACTTCACCTTGCCGACTCTCCATGAAAGCCGGGTGTCAATCACAAAATAATCATCCCCTTGAAGCCTCTTGAGATAGCGCAGATTCCAACTTTGTCGCACCGACGCGGACCACCGCTGGCCAACGTCAACAACCACCTGGTGCCGCAGATGATCCAAGACATATTTGGATTCACAATCACCCGCAGTACGCTTAGAATCGAGAAAAGTATAGCGCGCGCTGATATCAGTTACTGGTGACCAACTCCAGGCCTCATTAAGTTTTGTGGCTGCCCCGATTTCCACTCCTCTTGTTGTCACATGCGTAACATTGAGGACCTGCCAGGGATCCTTGGGGTCGTGCCGGGCCCAGTCAATAAGGTCGGTACCCTTGCGCACGAAGGTGGACAGACTGGCTGATACAGAACTGCTCCACAGGCGCGTGCCGATTTCATACGTCCACGACTTCTCCGGTTGAAGGTCAGGGTTACCGATGTTAGCCGGGCTT
It contains:
- a CDS encoding type II secretion system GspH family protein — translated: MRLKKQNGFTMMELVIVTVMIGLIAAMAVPDFIKSMQKLRWHGTGTDVLISLRPARSYANSQFDG